The nucleotide sequence ATATAGATTCAAAGTCAGATTCTGATTCAAAGTCCAATAAAGATGCTATTGTTAACGTATTCAACAAGGTATTTAATGAAATGCAGGGATTTTGTGGTTCCATGCCATGGATAGCAGACTTAGAAAGACAGATGAATAAAGATGGTGTTTATGAAGAATTTAAGAAAACCTTTGAAGAGTTATCAGGAACTTCATGGATAGAGGCAAGAGACGACTTTTTTTATGAAGAAGACTCGATTGTAGAAGCTTTATCTAAGGCAACTAAAATGAGTAAAGAAGCAGCAAGAAATTGGTATAACAGGTGTGAAGAGAATTATTCTCTAAGTATAGATAAATTTGCTTCTAAAGTTAAAGAATATAGTGATACCAAAGGAAAGAATCATCATGTAGTCTTTTTAGTAGATGAAATTGGCCAATACATAGGAGATAATACTCAGCTTATGTTAAATCTCCAAACTGTTGTAGAAGATTTAGGAACCAAATGTGGAGGCAAATGCTGGGTAATAGTTACATCACAAGAAGGTTTAGATGAATTTACTAAAGTTAAAGGAAATGACTTTTCTAAAATTCAAGGTAGATTTAACACGAGACTTTCATTATCCTCAGCAAATGTAGATGAAGTAATTAAAAAGCGTATACTTAAGAAAAAGGATGCAGCAATTAGCCATTTAAAAGCATTGTATGTGCAGAAAGAATCTATAATAAAGAACCTTTTAACTTTTTCAGGTACTGCTGAGATGAAGTTGTATAAAAATGCGGAAGATTTTGCGGAAGTTTATCCTTTTGTACCTTACCAATTTAATTTATTGCAATCAGCTTTTAATGGTGTTAGAGAACATGGAGCTTCTGGCAAGAGTTTGTCTAAGGGAGAAAGAAGTTTATTAGGTGCATATCAGCAAGTAGCTGTAGATTACATGGATAAAGATACTAATATACTTATACCATTTTCAGCCTTTTATAGAACTATAGAAACTTTTTTGGATTCTTCTATTAGATCGGTTATTATTCATGCAGAAAAAAATAGTAATTTGAATTCTTATGATGTAGAGGTTTTAAAACTATTATTTTTAATTAAGTATGTAAAAGAAATCAAAGCTAATATAGAAAATTTATCTACATTATTAGTAAGTGAGATAGATGCTGATAAACTTGAGATAAAGAAAAATGTTCAAGAATCTTTAAATAGGTTGATAAGGGAAACTTTAGTTCAAAAAAATGGAGATGAATATGTATTCTTAACTAATGACGAGCAAGATGTAAATAAAGAAATTAAAAATATGCCAGTAGATAGTGGAGAAACTATTCAGAAAGCTTCTGAAATAATTTTTGATGATATATATGGTGATTCTAAATTCTCATATTCAAAAAAATATCAATTTGCATTTAATAAAATAGTAGATGATAGAACTAGAGGCCCTCAAACTAATGAAGTAGGAGTTAAAATTATAACTGCAAATTTTGATTTAGTAGGTGGCTCTAGTGAAGGTGAATTAAAAAATTTATCTATTAGAGAAAATAATGTAATCATAAACATCTCAAAGGACGTTAAATATTTAGATGAAATAGAAAATGTATTGCAGATAGATGCATATCTCAGAGTTAAAAGTGGAACAAAGTCCAGTGCAGCTATAGAGGATATTAAAGTAAAGAAAAGTAGGGAAAGAGAAGAAAGAGCCAAGAGAGCAAAATTTTTAATAGGGGAAGCTTTGAAAACTGCAGAAATATATGTTAATGGTAATATACTGGATATAAAAGAAAAAGATGGTATAGATAGAATAAACGAAGGTTTAAGAGCTTTAATAGACTCTCAATATAATAAGATTGGTTATATAAAGAAATTTAAAGAAAGTGTTAAAGACCTCTATGATATTATGGATTCAAGATTAAATCAAATGGAGATTGTAGATAGTAATCCTAATAGGTTGGCAATAGATGAAGTTAACAATCATATACAGAATAGTTCTGCAAGAAACCTCCAAGTAACAGTAAAAAGTGTATTAACTAAGTTTTCTAATTCACCATATGGTTGGAAGGATATCGATATACAGGCTATAATAATAACTTTATTTAAAAAACAGGATATAAAAGTTATATTAAATGGTGAGGTGTTAACTCCTAATAATAGAGAAATAGTTAATTATGTTACTAAAAGAGATTACCTAGAAAGAGTTATATTAAAAACTAGAAAAAAGGTAAATATCAAGTATATAAACGTGGTAAAAGATTTAAACAAAGATTTGTTTGGATTTTCTTCCTTACCGACAGATGAAGATGGAATAATGAGTATATTTAAAGATGAATGTAGAAAAGAACTTTCAAGAATAAATGGGATGCTCGTAAATTTCAGTTTTAAGAACTCTTATCCAGGAGAAAAAACTTTAAAAGATGGTAAAATTTTATTTAGTAAAGTTATAGATATTGCAGATACAAATGAATTTTTTAAAGAAGTTTATAACTTAGAAGATGATTTCTTAGACTATGCAGACGATATTGATCAAATAAAAGGATTTTTTTATAAAAAAGAGAATGGAACAATAGATTTTTCATCTAAAGGTGAGCAGAGGATTATATTTGACAATGCGCTAAATACTCTGGATAACTATGAAGATAACAAAGAATATATAGTAAACGATGATATAAAAGATATTATAGAAGAAATAAAGACAATACTTAGAATGGATAAACCATATGGTGAAATACCTAAAATACCTCTTTTAATAGATAAATACAATAGTAAGGTATTGGCACTATTGGAGGAAGAGAGTATTCCTGTAAAGGGATTTATAGAAAAGTGTAGAAAAGAAGTTTTTGAAACCTTAGATAATTATGATTTTAAAGATAGATTTAATGATAAGGTAATTGAAGCTTTTGAGAATCTCTATAACAGGGTAGAAAGTGCAAATAGTTTTGCTGTACTTTCATCAATGTCAGACCTTACAGAGAAAATTAAGATAAAGTGGATCAAGGAAATAATAGAAGAAAGTGAGAGACAAAAGAGAGTAAAAGCTAAAGAAATACAAAATGCAAATAAGGTAGCAGAAGATAACGGTGGAGAAACCAGTAAGGTAGACGATACACCGGAAGTTGTTATAAAAACCAAGACTTTAAGTATGAGAGAATTGGTAAAAGGTCAAAAGACTATAAAAAATGATAAGGATATTGATGAAGTTGTAGAAGTACTTAGAAAGAAATTAAAAGAGGAATTAAAGAAAGATACAATAATCAGTTTAGTTTAGAAGTGGGTAGTGACAAGTTATAAGTGACAAGTTGGTGTTGTATAGTTTATTGATGAAATAGGTGTAGAAGGGAATAAAACGAATTATGGATAAGAATAAAATAAAAACTTTTGCCGTATGGGCTAGAAGAAATTTAATAGATGCAGTTGAAAATAGAGCAAGGTATATAGGAATATTCATAGATAATCGTGGAAAGTATAATGAACTAAAAGCTGAATCGGTTCAAGGAGGATTTAAACTTGAAAGTGTTGATGGCGTTTTTAAATTATCTTACAATGATCGAAAAGCTTTAATTAATAGAATTAATTCTTATGAGGATAAGAAAAAAGGCTTTGAGCAGGTAATGGAAGAAGTGGCTTATACCTGGTTTAATAGATTTATAGCACTTAGATACATGGAAGTAAATGATTATCTTCCCGGTGGTATAAGGATGCTTTCTTCAAAAGATAAAGAAAAGCCAGAGCCAGATGTTTTAACTAAAATACCGGAGATTATAGAAGAGTTAAATTTAAATGGAGAATATATATATGGACTTTTAGACAGTGGCAATACAAAAGACAGGGAAGAAGCTTACAGGCATATATTAGTAAAGCAATGCAATGAGCTAGGAAAAATAATACCTCAAATGTTTGAAAAGATAAGTGATTATACAGAGTTACTGCTACCGGATAATCTTTTGGGAGAAGGATCTGTAATAAGGAAGATGGTAGAAGATATACCTGAAGGAGACTGGAAGGAAGAAGTTGAAATAATAGGATGGATGTACCAATATTACATATCTGAAAAAAAGGATGAAGTATTTGCAGCTTTAAAGAAGAATGTAAAAATAACAAAAGAAAATATACCTGCAGCAACTCAATTGTTTACTCCAAAATGGATAGTTAAATACATGGTAGAAAATTCATTAGGCAGACTATGGCTTGAAGGACATCCAAATGAGGAACTTCAAAAAGAATGGAAATACTACTTAGAAGAAGCTGAGCAGGAACCGGAAGTCGAAGAAGAATTAAATAAAATAAGAGAAGAGCACAGCAAATTAATACCTGAAGATATAAAAGTGCTAGATCCATGTATGGGATCAGGACATATTTTAGTTTATGCCTTTGATGTACTTTATAAAATTTATCAAAGTACAGGATATCCTGAAAGAGAAATACCAAGGAGGATATTGCAAAATAACCTTTATGGATTGGATATAGATGATAGGGCAGCACAGCTTGCATCTTTTGCACTAATAATGAAGGCAAGACATTATAATAGAAGATTATTTAGGGAAATAGAAAGAGAACATTTGAAATTAAATCTTTGTTCAATACAGGAAAGCAATGGGATAAGTAAAGAGGCGATTGATTATTTTGTAAACGTAGATAGTGAAAAGAGGCAAGTGACAGGTGACAAGAGGCAAGTGACAGGTGACAAGTTAAGAGAAGATGTGGAATATTTAATTGAAACTTTTAAAGATGCTAAGGAATATGGTTCTATACTTGAGGTTAAAGAAGTAAATTTTGAAGCATTGAAACAAAGGTTGAAGGAAATTGAAACTTTTGAAAACCAAGATAATCATCAAATAAATAGTTTTGAATTTAAATATAGAGAAATCATTTTAGATAAACTTCCTGCGATAATCAAACAAGCAGAGATAATGAGTAAGAAGTATGAAGTTTGTATTACTAATCCACCATATATGGGAATAAGAAACATGGGGCATAAATTAGCAAATTACTTAAGAAAAAAATATTCAAACACAAAGAATGATATAAGTATTGTATTTATGGATAAATGCATTGAATATAATAAAACTTTAGGCTTTACTACAATGATAAATATTCCTTCTTGGATGTTTTTGTCATCTTATGATGAAATGAGAAAATGTTTAGTAAGTGAAATTGATATAGTAAATTTAATTCATTTAGGAAGAGGAATATTTGGCTCGGATTTTGGAACAGTAACTTTTACTATGAGAAAATCTAGAGTAAATGGTTATTTAGGGGAATATAGAAAACTTTTTAAAAAGCAAGGAGAAGTATCAAAAACATGGAAAATTCACGAAATGTTTTTTGAAGGATTAAATAATTATGAAGTAGATCAAAATTTATATTTAAAAATAGAAGGAACACCTATTGTTTATTGGGTTAGTAAACAAACAATAGAAACTTTTGATAAGGGCATAAAACTTGAGGAGATAGCACAACCACGTCAAGGTATGGCTACATCAGATAATGATAGATTTTTAAGATTATGGTATGAAGTAGATAATAGTAAAATTGGACTAAACTATGCAACAAGAGAAGAGGCCAATAATAGTAAATTAAAATGGTTTCCATATAATAAAGGTGGAGCATTTAGAAAGTGGTATGGAAATAATGAATATATAGTTAATTGGGAAAATGATGGTGAAGAGATTAAATGTTTTAGAGAATATAAAAATTCAACATTAACATCTAATATGGGTGTAGCAGGATTGCCATTTATTTTTAAGCCTAATATAACGTGGTCAAAAGTTACGATAGGAAACTTTTCAGTTAGATATTTACCAAAGGGATATTTATTTGATGTTTCAGGATGTTCAATATATGCAGAACAAAAAACAAACATAAAATTGCTTGCGTTACTTAATAGTAAAGTAATAACTAATTTAGTGAAAGGAATTAGTCCTACAGTAAATTATGAAGTTGGAACTATAAAAAAATTACCAATATATAACTTAGAACATTATAAAGGAAAATATGTTAATGAGTGTATAAAATTAGCAAAAGAAGACTGGGATTTCTTTGAAACTTCATGGGACTTTAAAATGCATCCACTTTTGCTAGTTGATAGTGGAAAGTTGACAGTAGACAGTAGTGGAAATCAAAAAAATATTAATAACTATCCATTAAAAATTACTCACTTATCAGATGCATTTGATATTTGGAAGTCGTTTACGAATAAGCAGTTTAATCAATTGAAGAGCAATGAAGAGGAATTAAATAGAATTTTTATTGATATTTATGGGCTGCAAGATGAATTAGTTCCTGAAGAAGATGATACTGATGTTACAATAAGAAAAGCAGATAGAGAGCGTGATATAAAATCATTGATTTCATATGCTGTAGGGTGTATGTTTGGTAGATATTCTATTGATGTAGAAGGACTTATATATGCTGGGGGAGAATGGAATAATAAGTGGAGAATGATAAGTGACAAATTACAAGCTGCAAGTGATAAATGGCAAGTTAGAAAAGTTATTAAGGATGATGACGGAAATATTGTTTTTGATAAATGGGCAGACGTTACATTTGCGCCTGATAAGGATAATGTCATTCCAATAACAGAAGATGAATACTTTGAAGACGATATAGTTTCAAAATTTATTGATTTTATTAAAACAGTATATGGTGCTGAAACTTTAGAAGAAAATTTAGATTTTATTGCTGATTCAATAGGGAGAAAACCATCTGAAACCGCTAGACAGACTATTAGAAGATACTTTATCAAGGATTTTTATAAGGATCATTTAAAAGTTTATCAAAAGAGACCTATTTACTGGATGTTTGATTCAGGTAAAAATGATGGCTTTAAGGCTTTAATTTATATGCATAGATACAATGAGCAAACTATTGCAAAAGTCAGAACGGATTATCTTCACACCCTCCAAAGAAAGTATGAAGCAGAGATAGAAAGGCAACAGTTAATAGTGGATTCAGGGGAATATACAGCAAAAGATAAAACTGCTGCTAAAAAGAAAATAAATAGAATAGTAAAGCAGATGGAAGAGTGTAGGGAGTATGATCAAGTAGTGGCACATTTAGCTAATGAAAGGATTTCTATTGATTTAGATGATGGAGTTAAGGTCAATTATGCTAAGTTCCAGGAAATTAAGGTAATTAACTCCAAGGAAAAAGAAGTTAAAATGAATCTTTTGGCAAAGATATAATTGGAAGGTATGATTATAAATGATGGATGATAAGCAAACTTTAAAAGATAAAATTATAGAAATAGAAGGTACTTGTATTAGTGTCTCTCAATTTCCAGATAGTATATATCATTATACAGATGTTAATGGAGTGTATAACATAATTAATAACAAATGTTTTTGGCTTACTAAAAGTGATTTCTTAAATGATGAGAGGGAGCTTGTGTATTTTTATGATATTTTAAAAAATGTTTTAGAAGAAAATAAATTTAGCAATATAAATTTTGATTTTGTTGGTTGGTTAAGAGCAATAGCGCATGACAAACTAAAGAATACTTTTATTCTTAGTTTTTCTACAGACAAAGATTCGTTGCCATTATGGGAAATGTATGCAAATGGAAAAGGATATAATATTGGGATGCAATGCGAGCAAGTTTCGGATGAATTTTGGGATGAAAATATATTTATAACTAATGCTAAAAATCAAAAAATTTATATGACTAGAAAAAATGATACAGGACAATTTTGTGGAGTTTCAAAATTTGTTATATATGATGATAAAATACAGAAGGATAGAGTAAAAGAACTTTTGGATGGAATAGATTTATCAATAGAATTTATAAGAAGGTATAAAGAAGATACATCTGCATGCAATTTAGTAAGAGCTTTGGAATGTAGAATAGCTAGTGAATTTATAAATTGTATGATGTTATTTAAAGATAAATCTTTTTCATATGAAAGGGAATTTCGAATTGTTTATAACATTATTAATTGTGATGAATTAGATATTGTAAAGTACAGAATAAAAAATGATATAATCGTTCCTTATATTGAATTAGGTTTTGAAGATGTTATTATAAAGTCTATAAGACTAAGTCCTAGATTAAAGAACGATACTTTAGCTGTAAAAGGATTAAACTCATTTATAGATACAATTAACATGGAAAATACTTCAAATATAGAAGTGCTATTTTCACAATCTTCTATTAGATAGTAGGGAAAGTTATAAAATGTATCATGAAAAAAGAAATTAGTTTTTATCCTCCAAAAGCACCTAAAGATAGTGGAAATATAAAAGTTAAATATAATAATGGTAAGTCAGGAAAAAATCCAGATGTTTTTTGTATAAAGTTTTCAGTAATATTAGCTCAGATATCAAATAAAATGCTGCTAGGTTATAAAAAGTATGAAGGAAATTTAAGATATATAAATATAGTTATTGGAGATTTGAAAAATGTGTTATTTTTAAATCCTATTCTATAATAACCACTCATAACTCAGCTTTATTAAATGCAATTTCAAAAAATGATTTAATTGGTGTAGTTGTAGCCTATAGAAATGAAGAAGATGCTGGCAGTAAATTTATATAATTTATAGATATAAAAAAAATATCTTAAATTATTAGCTAAAGGTAATCTAGGTGATTTAGTAATTAGTAATGACTTGCTGAAATCTATGAAAGAAAAAATGGAAATAAACATTATTTATGCCTGGAGGATAAGTAAATGAATATAAGAATCATTAATACTCCCGTACTTGTTAATATACTTGATATCCCAAATATGAATGAAAATCATGATGAGGCAATAGAGTAGTTTAAGTCATTGATTCAAAGTCAAGAACATACATTAATACTTTCATTGGCTACAATGATAGAAATAGGTAATCATATAGCACATATATCAGGTGGAAATATATGCTAGATGGTGAAATAGAGGTGGACATATGAATTTACAGGAAATAAGAAATTTTCTTAAAGAGTTATTTTCAAAACCTTTAGGTGACGGAAAAAAACGTCATATTGTATTTTGGTATGATGGCAGTGGAGATTTTGTTGAAGATATAGATAGCTTTGATGTTGAAGGTGTTAACCTCATTAAACTAACGAATAATAATGCCTTTTGGGTCAAATATCATATAGAAAAAGAAGATATAACTAGCAATATACTTGTTTATTCGAATATGGAAAAGCCGGTACCTTCAGAAAATTGGCTTTACGATATTTTAAGTTACAGTGAAGAATTTTCTACGGATAGAGCAACTGCAGTAATGAGAGAATTAAAGATTACAGATCCTCAACTTAAGGAAGTATTTAAGATTTATAATATATTTTTTAGAAGAAAAGATAGATTTGCAGCTTTTAAGGAATTAAATATACAGGATTATACGGAAGAAAAAATTCATGTTGGAGTTTTGGCGGTTTTGACCAAAGTAAAGATCATGGATGTTGAGGAAATATTAAAGGCAATACTAAAAGAATATTTAGATGGACAGAGCAAGATGTATGAGAATATTGATAAGTTTGGTAATTTGGATTCATTATGGAATTTGATAATTAAGTATTATGGCTATGAATTTGAAGAAAGAAGTTTAGAAAGATTCATGGCTATGCTCTTGATAACAAATATGAAGGAAACAATAAAATTTGAAATGCCAAAGAAATATGCTCCATTTATATCTTCTAAAGTTACAAACTGTATTGTATTTATAAATCATTTTATGAACAGTACAAAAGATAGTATTTATTATGATAAAATGCAGCAGCTTATAGGTGATAAGATGAAGATAGCAAAACTGTTGGGTAGCAATAGTTCTGACACTTTTATTAGCTGTGATGTTTTTGAAGAAACTGATAAAATAATTCTTAAAAGAATTATTAATCTTTTAAATGATGAAGTTGGAGAATACAGTGATTATTTGAAACTAATAGATTCACGAAAAACTACACATTTCTATAAGAAGTATGAAAGAGAATATAAAGCAGTAAAGTGGGCTATAAATTTACTTAGTAAGAAGAGAAAACTTGATTCAAATATAAAAACAGAATCATCTTATGATATGTTTAAAACTTATGCCAAGGAATATTACTATATAGATAAAGCTTATAGAAAATTTTATTATCATTTTGATAGTTGTGAAGAAAAAGACCAATTGGTTAATTTGGCAGAGCTGATTGAAAATACATATAGTAATTGGTATTTGCAGGAGTTATCAATAAAATGGTTTAATTCATTAGAAAAAGAACATTCGTGGAGGATAGAAGGTTTAAGATATCAGGATAATTTCTATAAAGAGTTTGTTGAATATACAAAGGAAAGGGTTTTTGTAATAATTTCTGATGGATTGAGGTATGAAAGTGCTGAGGAATTAAAAAATAGACTTGTAAATGAAAGAAAAGGCAAGGTAGAAATAGATTATATTGAGGGAGTACTTCCTTCGTATACCAAATTGGGAATGGCATCGTTACTACCACACAACAATATAGAAATTAATGATGATTATGATGTAGTCGTAGATGGAATTAACAGCAGTGGAACTCAAAATAGAGATGCTATTTTAAAAAAAGAAAATCCTAATTCACTGGCAGTTAGATATGATAAGGTTATGGATATGAAACCTGAAGAAATATTAGAGACCTTTGGAGGAAAGGATGTAGTCTACATTTATCATAATGCTATAGATGCTATAGGTGATTATGCAGCTACTGAAAGGGATGTATTTTCAGCTGCGGAAACGGCCTTTAATGAAATTATTGCTTTAGTCAATAAGCTTGTAAATAGAGTAAGCGCTTCTAGCATAATTATTACAGCAGATCATGGATATCTATATAAGAGAAGTGTTCTAGAGGAAAGTGACAAGTTATTAGGAGTTAAGTTGAATGACGGAGAGGATGGCAGAAGATTCATATTGACATCTGATGCTCAAAGTGTAGAAGGAACAGTAGGTTTTAGTATGGAATATCTTCTAGGCGAAGGTTCACACAAAGAAGTTATTACACCGAGGGGAACATCCAGATTTAAAGTACAGGGTGCTGGTGCAAACTATGTACATGGTGGGGCAATGCTGCAGGAAGTAGTTATTCCAGTAATCAAATTTAAGAATGATAGAAGTGTTTCATCACTAAACGATATAAGAAAAGTTAGAATATCTTTGACGAGTATTACGAGAAAGATAACTAATATAATAACTTATCTTGAATTTTTCCAGGAAGAAAAAATACAGGATAAAGTTATAGTACAGAAAATTAGATGTTATTTTGAAGATGAAACTGGCAATAGAATATCTAATGAAAATATTATAATTGGAGATTCAAGGTCAGAAAATCCACAGGAAAGAACTTATAAAGAAAAGTTTGTATTAAAGAGTATGCCTTATGATAAGAGAAAACAATATTTCTTAGTAATGGAGGATGCAGAAAATAGTAATGGTATGTATGAGAGAATACCTTATAACATAGATATTGCTATAATTGATGATTTTGGATTTTAAATAAAGGGGGAGTAATAAATGAAACATATGTTAATTACATATAGTGACGAATGTGCACGAAATGGTCATGTTGATCCTAATTTTACACAATTAGTGTATGGAGATGGTGGCAATAAAGGAGAAGCATTGAAGAATAACTTAAGTGAGGGGTCTTATCTTTTCTTTAATACAAGAATCGGGAATAAAAGATATATTACTGCATATTTTTATATAGAAAAAATTTTATTAAAAGGCAAGAATAATATTGAAATAAGCGCTTTAAATTGTGATGCTAAAAATGATAATGTTATCTTTATAGGGAGCAGGCAGTTTTCAAAAATATTGACTATTCCATTAGAGTTAAATAAATCTTTATTATTAAAACTTAAATCCTATAAAGCAACTGATGAATATTTTGCAAGTAAGAGTTCGGAACTGGTAGCAATAAAAGATAAAACACTTAATCCAACAGTTATTACAGAAGATGAAAAAGAATTTCTAATGGAATTATGCAATAATAGAGGATAACAGGAGGATAAAATGGATGAATTAAGTGTAAAACTTAATACTTATTTTGCAGGAAAAGTTGTTAGAAAAGATTTGACGCAAAAGTTAAAACAAGGGGCAAATGTTCCAACTTATGTACTTGAGTACTTGCTTGGAATGTATTGTGCTACAGATGATGAAGACAGTATAAATGCAGGAGTTGAAAGAGTTAAGAATATTTTAGCTGACAACTTCGTAAGACCGGATGAAGCCGAAATGGTAAAGTCTAAAATAAGAGAAATGAGTAGGTATACAGTTATTGATAAGTTAACAGTTAAGTTAAATGAAAAGAAAGATATTTATGTAGCAGAGTTTTCAAATTTAGGTTTAAAAGATGTTGAAATAGATGCAAAATACGTTAAAGATTACGAAAAACTATTAGGTATTGGAATTTGGTGTATAGTTAAACTTCAATATCTTTATGATGAAACTACAAAGAATATATCTCCTTTTTTAATAGATCAGGTAACACCAATCCAAATGCCTAATATGGACCTGGAAGAATTAATAGAAGGAAGAAAGCATTTTACTAAGGAAGAGTGGATTGATATTTTAATAAAATCTATAGGAATGGAACCAACTCAGTTAAAGTATGAGACAAAGTGGCATATGTTACTTAGAATGGTTCCACTTTGTGAGAATAACTATAATATGTGTGAGCTTGGACCTAGAGGTACGGGCAAATCTTATTTATATAAGGAGATATCTCCAAATTCAATATTAGTATCTGGAGGACAAACTACTGTTGCAAATCTCTTTTACAATATGTCTCAAAGAAAAATTGGTTTGGTTGGGATGTGGGATGCTGTGGCTTTTGATGAAGTGGCAGGTATTACTTTTAAAGATAAAGATGGAATACAGATAATGAAAGATTATATGGCATCAGGTTCTTTTGCCAGAGGCAAAGAAGAAAAAGCAGCTTCGGCATCTATGGTGTTTATTGGTAATATAAATCAAAGTGTAGATGTTTTATTGAAAACTTCACATTTATTTGAGCCTTTTCCAGAGGCGATGGCCTATGATTCAGCCTTCTTTGATAGAATTCATTTTTATCTGCCAGGTTGGGAGATACCTAAAATGAGACCGGAATTTTTTACAAACAGCTTTGGTTTTATTACTGATTACCTTTCAGAATATTTGAAAGAAATGAGAAAGAGGACATTTGGCGATGCCATAGATAAATACTTTAAATTAGGTAATAACTTAAATCAAAGAGATGTTATAGCAGTTAGAAAAACAGTATCAGGTTTAATTAAATTAATATATCCCCATGGAGAATTTGATAAAAAAGAATTAGAAGAGATATTGAGATATGCTTTAGTAGGCAGAAGGAGGGTAAAAGAACAGCTTAAGAAGATAGGAGGAATGGAATTTTATGATGTCCATTTTTCTTATATAGATAATGAAACCATGAGTGAGGAGTTTGTATCAGTTCCAGAGCAAGGAAGTGGTTCTCTTATACCGGAAGGTGCTATGAAAGCAGGACAGATATATACTATAGGCGTAGGCGATTCTGGAATGATAGGAGTATACAAAATAGAAACAGAAGTAGTTAATGGTTCAGGTAAATTTGAAAAAACGGGATTAGGTTCTAATAGAGAAGCAAAGGA is from Clostridium fermenticellae and encodes:
- the brxC gene encoding BREX system P-loop protein BrxC — protein: MNFALKDMFYKKINRDIKGVIKVGQSDEENVKQELDEYVVTEELSKHIDTFFDAYKLSIIGNTDKNGVWISGFFGSGKSHFLKILSYLLENREVEGKKAINYFDDKGLDNFTLANMKQATDVSTDVILFNIDSKSDSDSKSNKDAIVNVFNKVFNEMQGFCGSMPWIADLERQMNKDGVYEEFKKTFEELSGTSWIEARDDFFYEEDSIVEALSKATKMSKEAARNWYNRCEENYSLSIDKFASKVKEYSDTKGKNHHVVFLVDEIGQYIGDNTQLMLNLQTVVEDLGTKCGGKCWVIVTSQEGLDEFTKVKGNDFSKIQGRFNTRLSLSSANVDEVIKKRILKKKDAAISHLKALYVQKESIIKNLLTFSGTAEMKLYKNAEDFAEVYPFVPYQFNLLQSAFNGVREHGASGKSLSKGERSLLGAYQQVAVDYMDKDTNILIPFSAFYRTIETFLDSSIRSVIIHAEKNSNLNSYDVEVLKLLFLIKYVKEIKANIENLSTLLVSEIDADKLEIKKNVQESLNRLIRETLVQKNGDEYVFLTNDEQDVNKEIKNMPVDSGETIQKASEIIFDDIYGDSKFSYSKKYQFAFNKIVDDRTRGPQTNEVGVKIITANFDLVGGSSEGELKNLSIRENNVIINISKDVKYLDEIENVLQIDAYLRVKSGTKSSAAIEDIKVKKSREREERAKRAKFLIGEALKTAEIYVNGNILDIKEKDGIDRINEGLRALIDSQYNKIGYIKKFKESVKDLYDIMDSRLNQMEIVDSNPNRLAIDEVNNHIQNSSARNLQVTVKSVLTKFSNSPYGWKDIDIQAIIITLFKKQDIKVILNGEVLTPNNREIVNYVTKRDYLERVILKTRKKVNIKYINVVKDLNKDLFGFSSLPTDEDGIMSIFKDECRKELSRINGMLVNFSFKNSYPGEKTLKDGKILFSKVIDIADTNEFFKEVYNLEDDFLDYADDIDQIKGFFYKKENGTIDFSSKGEQRIIFDNALNTLDNYEDNKEYIVNDDIKDIIEEIKTILRMDKPYGEIPKIPLLIDKYNSKVLALLEEESIPVKGFIEKCRKEVFETLDNYDFKDRFNDKVIEAFENLYNRVESANSFAVLSSMSDLTEKIKIKWIKEIIEESERQKRVKAKEIQNANKVAEDNGGETSKVDDTPEVVIKTKTLSMRELVKGQKTIKNDKDIDEVVEVLRKKLKEELKKDTIISLV
- the pglX gene encoding BREX-1 system adenine-specific DNA-methyltransferase PglX, whose translation is MDKNKIKTFAVWARRNLIDAVENRARYIGIFIDNRGKYNELKAESVQGGFKLESVDGVFKLSYNDRKALINRINSYEDKKKGFEQVMEEVAYTWFNRFIALRYMEVNDYLPGGIRMLSSKDKEKPEPDVLTKIPEIIEELNLNGEYIYGLLDSGNTKDREEAYRHILVKQCNELGKIIPQMFEKISDYTELLLPDNLLGEGSVIRKMVEDIPEGDWKEEVEIIGWMYQYYISEKKDEVFAALKKNVKITKENIPAATQLFTPKWIVKYMVENSLGRLWLEGHPNEELQKEWKYYLEEAEQEPEVEEELNKIREEHSKLIPEDIKVLDPCMGSGHILVYAFDVLYKIYQSTGYPEREIPRRILQNNLYGLDIDDRAAQLASFALIMKARHYNRRLFREIEREHLKLNLCSIQESNGISKEAIDYFVNVDSEKRQVTGDKRQVTGDKLREDVEYLIETFKDAKEYGSILEVKEVNFEALKQRLKEIETFENQDNHQINSFEFKYREIILDKLPAIIKQAEIMSKKYEVCITNPPYMGIRNMGHKLANYLRKKYSNTKNDISIVFMDKCIEYNKTLGFTTMINIPSWMFLSSYDEMRKCLVSEIDIVNLIHLGRGIFGSDFGTVTFTMRKSRVNGYLGEYRKLFKKQGEVSKTWKIHEMFFEGLNNYEVDQNLYLKIEGTPIVYWVSKQTIETFDKGIKLEEIAQPRQGMATSDNDRFLRLWYEVDNSKIGLNYATREEANNSKLKWFPYNKGGAFRKWYGNNEYIVNWENDGEEIKCFREYKNSTLTSNMGVAGLPFIFKPNITWSKVTIGNFSVRYLPKGYLFDVSGCSIYAEQKTNIKLLALLNSKVITNLVKGISPTVNYEVGTIKKLPIYNLEHYKGKYVNECIKLAKEDWDFFETSWDFKMHPLLLVDSGKLTVDSSGNQKNINNYPLKITHLSDAFDIWKSFTNKQFNQLKSNEEELNRIFIDIYGLQDELVPEEDDTDVTIRKADRERDIKSLISYAVGCMFGRYSIDVEGLIYAGGEWNNKWRMISDKLQAASDKWQVRKVIKDDDGNIVFDKWADVTFAPDKDNVIPITEDEYFEDDIVSKFIDFIKTVYGAETLEENLDFIADSIGRKPSETARQTIRRYFIKDFYKDHLKVYQKRPIYWMFDSGKNDGFKALIYMHRYNEQTIAKVRTDYLHTLQRKYEAEIERQQLIVDSGEYTAKDKTAAKKKINRIVKQMEECREYDQVVAHLANERISIDLDDGVKVNYAKFQEIKVINSKEKEVKMNLLAKI